Proteins encoded within one genomic window of Bombina bombina isolate aBomBom1 chromosome 1, aBomBom1.pri, whole genome shotgun sequence:
- the LOC128638438 gene encoding putative nuclease HARBI1, with protein MRYNDAHKTTRCVIERTFGMLKSRFRCLDESGGTLQYVPEKVAVMVLVCCMLHNIALRQSNIEELEIITPDEDGVESVPQDVVEGGTHARNQLIQTHFVG; from the exons ATGCGGTACAATGATGCACACAAAACAACTCGATGTGTGATTGAGAGGACCTTTGGAATGCTCAAAAGCCGTTTTCGTTGTCTAGATGAATCCGGAGGCACTCTTCAATACGTTCCTGAGAAAGTGGCTGTTATGGTGTTGGTCTGTTGCATGTTGCATAACATCGCTTTGCGACAATCAAAcatagaggaactggaaataataacACCAGATGAAGATGGTGTTGAATCTGTTCCTCAAGATGTAGTTGAAGGGGGTACACATGCACGTAACCAGTTGATACAAACTCATTTCGtag GTTAA